Proteins from a single region of Nomascus leucogenys isolate Asia chromosome 2, Asia_NLE_v1, whole genome shotgun sequence:
- the CCNJL gene encoding cyclin-J-like protein isoform X4 produces MCCIYCGAACGGYFLISPKQHERWELGQRHLQLGEGKFEDREDHVPKLEQINSTRILSSQNFTLTKKELLSTELLLLEAFSWNLCLPTPAHFLDYYLLASVSQKDHHCHTWPTTCPRKTKECLKEYAHYFLEVTLQDHVFYKFQPSVVAAACVGASRICLQLSPYWTRDLQRISSYSLEHLSTCIEILLVVYDNILKDAVAVKSQALAMVPGTPPTPTQVLFQPPAYPALGQPVTTLAQFQTPVQDLCLAYRDSLQAHRSGSLLSGSTGSSLHTPYPPLQPLDMCPMPVPASLSMQMAIAAEPRHCLATAYGSSYFSGSHVFPTGCFDR; encoded by the exons ATGTGTTGTATCTACTGTGGAGCAGCCTGTGGTGGTTACTTCCTTATCTCCCCTAAGCAGCATGAGAGATGGGAACTGGGTCAGAGGCACTTGCAGCTGGGAGAAG GTAAGTTCGAGGATCGGGAAGACCACGTCCCCAAGTTGGAGCAAATAAACAGCACGAGGATCCTGAGCAGCCAGAACTTCACCCTCACCAAGAAGGAGCTGCTGAGCACAGAGCTGCTGCTCCTGGAGGCCTTCAGCTGGAACCTCTGCCTGCCCACGCCTGCCCACTTCCTGGACTACTACCTCTTGGCCTCCGTCAGCCAGAAGGACCaccactgccacacctggcccacCACCTGCCCCCGCAAGACCAAAGAGTGCCTCAAGGAGTATGCCCATTACTTCCTAGAGGTCACCCTGCAAG ATCACGTATTCTACAAATTCCAGCCTTCTGTGGTAGCTGCAGCCTGTGTTGGGGCCTCCAGGATTTGCCTGCAGCTTTCTCCCTACTGGACCAGAGACCTGCAGAGGATCTCAAGCTATTCCCTGGAACACCTCAGCACGTGTATTGAAATTCTGCTGGT AGTGTATGACAACATCCTCAAGGATGCCGTAGCCGTCAAGAGCCAGGCCTTGGCAATGGTGCCCggcaccccccccacccccacccaagtGCTGTTCCAGCCACCAGCCTACCCCGCCCTCGGCCAGCCAGTGACCACCCTGGCACAGTTCCAGACCCCTGTGCAGGACCTATGCTTGGCCTATCGGGACTCCTTGCAGGCCCACCGTTCAGGGAGCCTGCTCTCGGGAAGCACAGGCTCATCCCTCCACACCCCGTACCCCCCGCTGCAGCCCCTGGATATGTGTCCCATGCCCGTCCCCGCGTCTCTTAGCATGCAGATGGCCATTGCAGCTGAGCCCAGGCACTGCCTCGCCACCGCCTATGGAAGCAGCTACTTCAGTGGGAGCCACGTGTTCCCCACCGGCTGCTTTGACAGATAG
- the CCNJL gene encoding cyclin-J-like protein isoform X5 — MDRYNVTTSKQLYTVAVSCLLLASKFEDREDHVPKLEQINSTRILSSQNFTLTKKELLSTELLLLEAFSWNLCLPTPAHFLDYYLLASVSQKDHHCHTWPTTCPRKTKECLKEYAHYFLEVTLQDHVFYKFQPSVVAAACVGASRICLQLSPYWTRDLQRISSYSLEHLSTCIEILLVVYDNILKDAVAVKSQALAMVPGTPPTPTQVLFQPPAYPALGQPVTTLAQFQTPVQDLCLAYRDSLQAHRSGSLLSGSTGSSLHTPYPPLQPLDMCPMPVPASLSMQMAIAAEPRHCLATAYGSSYFSGSHVFPTGCFDR; from the exons GTAAGTTCGAGGATCGGGAAGACCACGTCCCCAAGTTGGAGCAAATAAACAGCACGAGGATCCTGAGCAGCCAGAACTTCACCCTCACCAAGAAGGAGCTGCTGAGCACAGAGCTGCTGCTCCTGGAGGCCTTCAGCTGGAACCTCTGCCTGCCCACGCCTGCCCACTTCCTGGACTACTACCTCTTGGCCTCCGTCAGCCAGAAGGACCaccactgccacacctggcccacCACCTGCCCCCGCAAGACCAAAGAGTGCCTCAAGGAGTATGCCCATTACTTCCTAGAGGTCACCCTGCAAG ATCACGTATTCTACAAATTCCAGCCTTCTGTGGTAGCTGCAGCCTGTGTTGGGGCCTCCAGGATTTGCCTGCAGCTTTCTCCCTACTGGACCAGAGACCTGCAGAGGATCTCAAGCTATTCCCTGGAACACCTCAGCACGTGTATTGAAATTCTGCTGGT AGTGTATGACAACATCCTCAAGGATGCCGTAGCCGTCAAGAGCCAGGCCTTGGCAATGGTGCCCggcaccccccccacccccacccaagtGCTGTTCCAGCCACCAGCCTACCCCGCCCTCGGCCAGCCAGTGACCACCCTGGCACAGTTCCAGACCCCTGTGCAGGACCTATGCTTGGCCTATCGGGACTCCTTGCAGGCCCACCGTTCAGGGAGCCTGCTCTCGGGAAGCACAGGCTCATCCCTCCACACCCCGTACCCCCCGCTGCAGCCCCTGGATATGTGTCCCATGCCCGTCCCCGCGTCTCTTAGCATGCAGATGGCCATTGCAGCTGAGCCCAGGCACTGCCTCGCCACCGCCTATGGAAGCAGCTACTTCAGTGGGAGCCACGTGTTCCCCACCGGCTGCTTTGACAGATAG